A region of Flavobacteriales bacterium DNA encodes the following proteins:
- the murD gene encoding UDP-N-acetylmuramoyl-L-alanine--D-glutamate ligase encodes MASRSGNIVILGGGESGVGAAILAQKKGFDVLVSDNGTLKEKYKKDLDAYAIEWEENGHSLDRVFQATEVIKSPGIPDTIALIKDLREKQIPVVSEIEFAARYTKATKVCITGSNGKTTTTLMTYHLLKKAGLNVAVCGNVGESFARLVAEEEHDYYVIELSSFQLDGMYEFKAEIAILLNITPDHLDRYDYSMDKYAESKFRIIQNQTERDFFIFNNDDELIVNKINNKQIRAQQYPFSLEQQLEKGGWLDNEQQINILTNNKQQQTTMSIHELAQQGKHNAYNSMASGITGSILKIRKEIVRESLSDFQNIEHRLEPVVAVHGIEFINDSKATNVNSTWYALESMDKPTIWIAGGVDKGNDYTMLHALVKQKVRGIVCLGKDNTKLREAFGDIIEDIYDATSAQEAVGLSYRLAKKGYNVLLSPACASFDLFENYEDRGNQFKKAVRML; translated from the coding sequence GTGGCAAGTCGTTCAGGAAATATAGTAATCCTTGGAGGTGGTGAAAGCGGTGTTGGAGCTGCTATTTTAGCTCAGAAAAAAGGCTTTGATGTGCTTGTTTCGGATAATGGAACGTTAAAGGAAAAGTACAAAAAAGACTTAGATGCTTATGCGATTGAGTGGGAGGAGAATGGGCATTCTTTAGATAGGGTGTTTCAGGCTACTGAGGTTATCAAAAGTCCTGGTATTCCAGATACAATTGCTTTAATTAAAGATTTGAGGGAAAAGCAGATTCCTGTTGTGTCTGAAATAGAATTTGCAGCACGTTATACAAAAGCAACTAAGGTTTGTATTACGGGTAGTAATGGAAAGACTACAACAACATTAATGACATATCATTTGCTGAAGAAAGCGGGGTTGAATGTCGCGGTTTGTGGGAATGTAGGGGAGAGTTTTGCAAGGTTAGTGGCAGAAGAGGAGCATGACTATTATGTCATAGAATTAAGTAGTTTTCAATTGGATGGAATGTATGAGTTTAAGGCGGAAATAGCAATTCTCTTAAACATAACTCCCGATCATTTAGATCGCTATGATTACAGTATGGATAAGTATGCTGAAAGTAAATTCAGGATTATTCAAAATCAAACAGAAAGAGATTTTTTCATCTTCAATAATGATGATGAGTTAATCGTAAATAAAATCAACAACAAACAAATAAGAGCTCAGCAATATCCTTTCTCTTTAGAACAACAGCTAGAGAAAGGAGGGTGGCTCGACAACGAACAACAAATAAATATATTAACAAACAACAAACAACAACAAACAACAATGTCAATTCACGAGTTAGCACAACAAGGAAAGCACAATGCCTATAATTCAATGGCATCTGGGATTACAGGAAGTATCCTGAAAATCAGAAAAGAAATTGTAAGAGAAAGTTTATCTGATTTTCAAAACATAGAACATCGATTAGAGCCAGTGGTAGCTGTTCATGGAATCGAATTTATTAATGATTCTAAAGCGACAAATGTAAATTCAACATGGTATGCTTTAGAAAGTATGGATAAGCCTACTATTTGGATCGCAGGAGGAGTAGATAAAGGGAATGATTATACCATGTTGCATGCATTGGTGAAACAAAAAGTTAGAGGGATTGTCTGTCTAGGTAAAGATAATACGAAATTGAGAGAGGCTTTTGGTGATATTATAGAAGATATTTATGATGCAACTTCTGCTCAGGAGGCAGTAGGCTTATCGTATAGATTGGCTAAAAAGGGATACAATGTCTTATTGTCTCCAGCATGTGCTAGTTTTGACTTGTTTGAAAATTATGAAGATAGAGGGAATCAATTTAAGAAAGCTGTAAGAATGCTGTAA